DNA sequence from the Streptomyces sp. HUAS 15-9 genome:
CCGCTGCCGCCCGGCCGCTCCCGTACCCGTACCGGTTCCCCTTCCCGACGGCGGAGCGGCGGACTCGGCGGAGGGCTCCTGTGCGCCGGCAGACACCTCGGAGGAGTCGGAGAAACCACCCCCCGCCCCCCACTCCCGCTCCAACGCCTCCACCTTCCGCTCGGCTCCCCGCCGGGCCTCCCGGTTGGTCCACCACAACTGATGCACGACCAGCAGCAGGAGTACGACCCCGACGGTCACGAGGACCTCACCCCCGGCCCACACCGCCCGCCGGCGCCGCGCACGCCTCCGCCGGCTGCTGTGCTGCACCACGCGAACGACGGAAGCCCGCATACGAACGCCTCCCCTACCCGGCCCGGGACGCCGCCCGCACGATAAGGCGCACGACTCCAACTCACCAGAGCCGTAAGCCTTCCTGGCGGATGCCGGCCGACATCAGCCACCGCCCCGGCCCCGCCCCCACAGGAATCCGGAAATCCTGACGACTCCGTAGCTCTGCGGCTCTGCCGACCAGCGCATACCTCTCCCCATGTCATCGGTCGGCAGTACGGTGTCCCCCATGCGCCCCGACACGCCTGCCGAGAACGTCGACCACACCGCCGAAGCGGCACGCCTGGAGCGGACCGCCGGCCTGTACCCCGCGGACGCCGAGGCCCTGCTGCTGCAGTCCGCGGCCCACCTGGAACTGGCCGGCAACCGCCCCGCCGCGTCCACGCTCTACGACCGCCTGCTGTCCACCCCGGACACACTGGAGAACCCCCACCTGGTACGGGCCCTGAAGGCCTCGAACCTCTGGGAGTACGGCCATGAGGCCGAGGCCCGCGCGATCATCGACGGAGTCCGCGCGTCCGCCCCGCGGGACGCGGCCCCCTGGGTGATCGTCGCCGAGGCCCTGGAGTCCCACGACGAGCTGGAGGCGGCGCAGGCCACGTTCACGGAGGGGACGACCCTGCTCCTGACGGACGTGACGGAACCCCCGTACTCGACCCGCCCCCTCCTGTTCGGCCGCCACCGGGTACGCCGCATGCTGGGCCTGCCCCACGACGACTGGGACGCCCTGGCCGACACCCTGCACTCCTCACCGGTGTCCCTGGACGAGCTGCACGACCCCAAGCGGGTGTGGTCCCTGGGCTCGGACAACCCGGCGGAACTGGAAGCGGAAATCTCCCGCCTCCGAGCGGAACTCGGCGCCTACCGCGAGGCCCTGTCCCGCCCCTTCCCGGTCGCCGTCCTGCACTGGGCCCAGAGCGAACTGGCAGAACTGGTGGAGGCGTACCCCTCCCTGGCGACGGAGTACCCGTCCCGCGAGGACCACCTCACGACGATAGAGGCCTCGCTGCGGGAGCTGGCGTCCTCCGGGACACCGAACCTGGGGATCGTGACGGGAACGGTGCCTTCTTATGAGGCGTTCGCGGCGTCGGAGGGGTCGTCGCCGGGGGACGTGACCTTGCTGCCGCAGTATGCGACGACCTTGGCGGCTCGGGGGCGGGCTGTGGCTTGGCCTCCGCAGAGGGGAACGGAGTGTTGGTGTGGGGCGGGGCGGCAGTACCAGGATTGCCACGGGATCCCCGAAGCCTGAGACCGGAGGCGTCACGCCCCCGGGGCCCGCCACCCTGGAACGCATCCAGGACATCGAGCGTATTTGTTCTGATCCCGTTACTCCTTCACAACTCGCTCACGATAACGTCACATATGACCAGCTGAACTGGCATGCCCGTACGCATCCCGGGCATGTCCCGCCCCGCGAGGAACACCTGCATGCCGCCCTACCAGCCATCTTCGGAGTGGCAGTTCGACGTACCCACGAACGGCAGCAAGCGGCTCCCCCCGGCGGCCAGGTCATTCGAATCGCTCGCGCACCAGGGCTACGGCTTCGAGGCGGCCATCGCCGACCTGATCGACAACTCGATCGACGCCGGAGCCCACAACGTCGTCGTGAGCTTCCTGCGGGACACCGGTGAGCGCGGCGGTCGAGACCGCCTCGTCGGCCTGCTCGTCATCGACGACGGCCACGGCATGGACGAGGCGGGCCTCGACACGGCGATGACCGTCGGCGGCCGCGAGACGTATGCCACCGGTGCCCTCGGGCACTTCGGCGCCGGGCTGAAGGCCGCATCCCTCTCGCACGCCGATGCGCTCACCGTGATCAGCCGGACCAAGAGCAGCCCGTCGGCCGGCCGCCGTTGGCTCACCGCCCGCGCGCAGGCCGACTTCACCTGTGACATCGTCGACGCGACGTACTGCCAGAGCCTGGTCGACCGCTACGACGGGATCATCGGCTGGCACGGCACGATCGTGCGCTGGGACCAGGTGCGCACGTTCGAGACCATCACCACCGGTCAGACCGACCGCTACCTCAATGACGCGATCGAACGGCTCGAGACCCACCTCGGTCTCTACCTCCACCGGTTCCTCGCCCGCGACGGCTTCCACGTGGACATCGTCGTCGAGGACGTCCACACCCGGGAGGAACTGGACCACCGGGGTGTGGAGCACATCGACCCGTTCGGCTACCGGGTCCCGGGCCGCCCCGGTTATCCCCGTACGTACGTCGCGCCTGTCGAGGGCGTCGGCGACGTCGCGCTCACCGCGCACATATGGCCGCCCAAGTCACCGCTCGTCGCGTACCGCGGCATCGGTCCGCTCGCCGAGCGCCAGGGCTTCTACCTCTACCGCAACGACCGACTCGTCCAGGCCGGCGGCTGGAACGACACCCGGAGCCCGGAGGGCCACCTCGCCCTCGCCCGCATCGCTGTCGATCTGCCGCCCGAGCCCAACGACGTGTTCGCCCTGACCGTCAAGAAGGACGGCGTCCAGGTCACTCCGGCGTTCGCCCGAGGACTGGAGAAGGCGGCAGCCCCGACCACCGACCACACCTTCTCCGAGTACGTCCACGATGCCGAGGCGGCCTACCGCGAAGCCGCCAAGCGGCGCACCGAGGTCAAGCGCACGGCCGTCATCCCACCCGGCAAGGGCATCGACCCGAAGCTGAAGCGGACACTGCGGGACGAACTACCTCAACTGGAGGGTGATGAGCCCATCACCTTCACCTGGGCCAGGCTCGACGTGCCACCCGGCGTCGACCCCACCGAACTGCTCTTCACGATCGACCACAAGGAGCGCCAGGTTGTCCTCAACAGGGACTACCGGCACGCCTTCAACGGCGGCCGACGCGGGGGCTCCAACGACGCCCCGGTCCTCAAGAGCCTTCTCTATCTGATGCTCAACGAGATCTTCCAGAAGGAGCGCGTCTGGGCCAACCAGACCGACAAGGTCGCTCTGTGGAACAGCGTGCTCGTCACCGCGGTACGGGCCGAACTCGCCCGCGCCGAGGGTTAGTCCACCCTCTCCCCCAGATCTTCCCGCACACTCAGAGAGGCCACCCAGCCGCCGTGACCGTTGAGAACACGCCCACTCCCGACCATCTCACCGACCTCCACGGCGAGGTCCTCGACGCGATGAGCCGACGCGGCCCCAAACACTTCGCCAAGCTCGCCTTCGTGCTCGCCGACACCGACGAACCGGCGGACACGGACGTGTCCCGGTTCCGCGACCGCGTCCTGGCCGCGGAACCCGGCGACGAACTGCTCGTCCTCTGGCGCCGCAAGCTCACGGCGTGGGACTTCGAACAGTCCCCCACGTGGTCGGCCACCGCGCCTCGCACCCGGGAGCGCCGCGCCGAGGTCTACGACAAGCTCGCGTTCGGCGCGGATCTGCGCAAGGCGCTCGACGCGGCCGTGCCGGTCCACGAAGAACCGGGACCTGTCACCATCAGTCGCGAGTTTCAGCCCTGGTACACCCGGGAGCAGGCGGCGAACCGCTCCTTCTACTGGGCTTCGTACGAACGGCTGCTGCGCCGCAAGGGCTGGAGCGACGCGGCGGTCTCCGGTCTGGACGAGGCCGCCCATGCGGTCGTGGAGCGGCTCGCCGACCCCACCCGTGACGACCCTTACGGCGCGCGCGGACTCGTCGTCGGCTACGTACAGTCCGGCAAGACCGCCAACTTCACCGGCGTCACCGCCAAGGCCATCGACGCGGGCTACCGCCTGGTCATCGTTCTGGGCGGCACCCTGAACCTGCTGCGCGGCCAGACCCAGCGCCGGCTCGACATGGAACTGATCGGCCAGGAGAACATCCTGGGCGCCGCCGACCCGAACGACCCGGACGCTCTGGTCGGCATCGACTATCAGGACGACGAGGACTGGCCCGCGAAGTTCGTCTCGTTCGGTGCCCGCCCCTCCACGCTCGGCGCCTTCGACATCGAGCGTCTGACCTCTCGCGACCGTGACTACATGGCACTGGAGCGCGGCATCAGCGCCCTGGAGTTCGAGAAGCCGGACCGCACCCGTCCCCTGTACGAGTCGGCGAACCTGCATGCGGCCCGAGCCCGCGTCATGGTCGTGAAGAAGAACAAGTCGGTACTGGAGAAGCTGGTCAAGGACCTCAAGAAGATAGGCCCGATCCTCGGCGAGATACCGGCCCTGATCATCGACGACGAGTCGGACCAGGCCTCGGTGAACACGACGGACCCGAAGAAGTGGGAGGCCGGCACGGTCACCCGCACCGCGATCAACGGCCAGATCAGCAAACTCCTCAAGCTCCTGCCTCGTGCCCAGTACGTGGGCTACACGGCGACCCCCTTCGCCAACGTGTTCATCGACCCGGGCGACGAGGAGGACCTCTTCCCGCGCGACTTCCTGATCTCCCTCCCCCGTCCCACCGGCTACATGGGCGTTCAGGACTTCCATGACCTGGACACTGTCGACGACGGCGAGGGCGAGGCCGAGAAGACGCATGTCCGAGGCATCTACGACTCCACGGGCGACCGCCTCCAAGAGGCCTTGGACGCCTTCGTCCTCACGGGCGCTCTGAAGCTCTACCGCGCCGATCACGGTGTCCCCTCCGGCCCGTTCCGGCACCACACGATGCTCGTGCATGAATCGGTCCGCATGGCCGAACACGCCGCGCTCGCCCTGCGTATCAACACCATGTGGCACAACGCGGCGTACACGGGCCCGGAAGGCCACGCCCGTCTCACGTCCCTCTTCGAGAGGGACTTCCACACCTACGCCGAAGGCTCTCTGCCCACACCCACGGCATACGGCGACCTCAAGCCCTACGTCGCCGAGGCCCGCCGCCTCATCAACAAGGGCGGCACGCCGGTGATCGTGGTCAACGGAGACAGCGAACGCGACTACGCCCAGCCCGACCTGGACTTCGACCGCACCCCGAACGTATGGAAGATCCTGGTCGGCGGCACCAAGCTGTCCCGGGGCTTCACGGTCGAGGGTCTGACGATCACGTACTACCGCCGCACGACCCAGCAAGCAGACACCCTGATGCAGATGGGCCGCTGGTTCGGATTCCGGCCCGGGTACCGGGACCTCGTCCGCCTCTATATCGGCCGCGAAGAGGCTCTCGGCCGTGGCCGCAACACCAAGACAGTGGACCTGTACGAGGCCTTCGAGGCAATCTGCCGCGACGAAGAACTCTTCCGCGCCGAACTGGCCCGCTACGCCCACTTGGTGGACGGCCGACCCCAGGTCACCCCCGCCCAGATCCCGCCGCTGGTGGCCCAGCACTTGTCCTGGGTGAATCCGTCGGCCCGCAACAAGATGTTCAACGCGGAGCTGGTGGAGGTGCGGTCGCCGGGCAGGCCGATCGAGCCGGCGGCGTACCCGCAGGACGCCCAGATGACCGTACGGAACGCCGAGCGCTGGAGGCCCGTCCTCGCAGCGGTCAGCGGCACCTCGACAACCTGCGTTCTGCGACCGGATACGACCTCACCACTGCCCCGCAGCTTCCAGGCAGCTACAGCGGTCATCCCCCACGACCAGCTCCTTTCTATCCTCAGCTCGCTGGAGTGGGAGGAGGGCAACGTCCTCGCCCCACATCTGACCTACCTGTCCCAGCTAGACGGACGCCTGGCCAAGGTCGACGACTGGCTGATCATCGCTCCGCAGCGCACACTGCGCAATCGGATCGAGGCAACCGTGCTGGGACAGGGCCCCTTCTCCCTGTTCCGCCGGGGCCGCCAGTCCGGAAAACTGTCCTTCGGTCGTATCTCGGGTCTGGAGCACCGCTTGTACGCACAGCAGCTGATCGACCGGCCCGACTCAGACTCCGCTGGAGGCAACGTCCCAGCCCTGGGGGTAACTCGTGGCGTCGTCATCCTGTATCCCGTCGTCGATGCCACCGAGGACGACGAGGTGAGTGCGGTTATCGCGAACGGAACGGCCGCACCTGACAGGGTCATCATGGCGTTCACCGTGATTCCGCCGAAGTCCGCCATCGACTCGGCACGGCAGCTCGTGCGCTTCCAGGCGAGGGACTCCAGTCGTCCGGATGCCGTTATCGTCGATGCATCCTGAGACACCACAGCTCCACGCGTGACGGATGACTCACCGACGAAGGACAGCATGCTTCCTTTCGAAGAAGCCGACATCAGAGCCGCTGCTTCGGTGGCTCTACGGCGGGCGGCGTCCGGGCCGGACTCCGAACTGGACAAGGTCTACAAGCACATCAAGGCGCTCGACCCCACAGGCCGACGGTTCGCCAGAGTTCTTCGCAACACGATCGACCAGCTGCTCAACGGGGAGGTCACCGGACGCTATGACTGGAAAACGCTCTTCAAGACCGAGAAAACCCATGCGGGGACTCTGGTAGAGATCAATTTGCAGCGTGAGTTCGAGTTCGCGGACGGCGACACGATGGACTACCAGATCGCCGGTGTCGACGTGGACTGCAAGTACTCGCAGCAGTTCGGCGGCTGGATGATTCCCCCGGAGGCGGTAGGCCACCTCTGTCTGCTGGCTTGGGCAGACGACTACAAGTCGCTGTGGAGCGCCGGCCTCATACGGATACGCAGTGAGTGGCTGAACACGGGAAACAACCGGGACCTTAAGCTCACCATCAAGGCCGGCCAGCGGGACAAGATCCAGTGGCTGTGGCGCGATGAGGAACTCCCCGAGAACGTGATCCTCCACATGGACGCCGCGGACCGGGACGCCGTATTCGCCGCAGGTTCGGGCCAGCGGCGCTTGAACGAGCTCTTCCGACGCGTACAGAGGCGACGCATCGGCCGCAACGTAGTACGCACGGTGGCCCAGCAGAAGGACTACATGAAGCGAGTCCGCGGCAACGGCGGCTGCAGGTCAGCGCTGAGGCCCGAGGGAATCCTCATCATGGGTGACTATGCCAGCCATCGCGAGATCGCCGGCCGACTCGGTCTCCCGCTTCCTGAGGAAGGCGAATTCGTCAGCGCCCGGGTGGTCCCGGCAAGACCTCATCACGAAGGCGCCGCACGCGTCCCCCTGGATGGGAGGGAATGGGTCCTCGCCCGGCCAGACGATGCCGTTGAACCCGCCCCGGCCCTGCCCTCACACACCAGACAGGACTGACCATGAACGCGCCGTTCGCTGCCTCCCTTCTCGGCTGGAAGAAACTGGAGAAGACCGGGAAGCTCGTCCCCAACAATGCGGACTCCGACAGTGATACGTCCAAGCTGCTCGCGAAACACACTCTCGAGGCGCTCGGAGTGGAACCCGATGTCGTGCTTCCCAGCGCGCCGGACAGCCTTGGCCCCGCATTGGAACACGCGGTCTGTGATCACCTGAAAACCGCGCTGCCCGCTGAGGCTCCGGAACGCATATGGCATGTTGACCACAAGAAGACCGTGGCCGACTTCGCGCAGTATGAGCACCTGGACAGAGTGGCCAAAGCGGTGCGCGAGAACCCTACTCTCCGTGTTGATCTGGGCCGCGATTACCTCATCAAGCCCGACGTCACGGTAGGCATCACGCATCTCGCGGCAGAGACCGGCATCCGTCCTCATCTCCATGCGGCGGTATCCTGCAAATGGACAATCAGGTCAGATCGCGTACAGAACGTACGCCATGAGTTCCTCCAGATGATCAGGCACAGGCGCGGCCGACTCCCTCATCTGACGGTGGTCACCGCAGAGCCCATGCCCAGTCGGCTCGCCTCGATCGCCCGCGGGACGGGAGAAGCCGATGCCATTTACCACGTAGCCTTCGACGCCCTGAGAATCGCAGTGGCCCAAGTCGGCAACACCAAGCAAAGGGATGATCTCAGCGAGATCATCGAACAGGGCCGTCTCCTCCCGTATGGCATGCTGCTGCCGACCCTGTCCGGCTGGTGACTACTCACTACAGATGACTACTCCTGCCTCCGAACCAAATCAGCCCCAGGCCGCGTGGACGCCCCCCGAGGGCTCATGGGCCTCGTCCGCCGCGCGCCGCCGCAACATGCAGGCGATCCGCAGTCGCGACACAACTCCGGAGCGCCTCATCCGTCGGCTGGTACACGCTCAAGGTCTGCGATACCGAGTGGCGGCCCGCCCGCTCTCAGACCTTCGCCGCACCGCCGACATGGTCTTCCGGCCCACGAAAGTAGCCGTCTTCATCGATGGGTGCTATTGGCACGGCTGCCCTGATCATTACGTTCCTCCGAAGACCAACCCTGGCTACTGGTCCGACAAAGTGGCCCGGAACGTCACCCGCGACCGCGATACGGATGAACGTCTGCGGGCGGCCGGCTGGCTCGTCTTGCGGTTCTGGGAGCACGAGTCAGCGGAAGAGTGCAGTGCGGCAATCTGCCAAGCAGTGACATCAAGGCGCCCAGCGGTGCCAAACAGCAGGCCCGACACTCTTACTGAGCGAGAGAGACCTTGAGCACGGTCCGAGCCGTGACGTTGTCGCCGATCCTCATGAACTCATAGGCAACCTCTGCAAGTTGACGTCCATCTCGGCTGCCTTGCGCATACTCAAGAATCAAATCTGCCTCAGGACACAGCCCGCTCGCTCGGCACGCGACCACCGCGTTCGCCACTTCCGCCGGGCCAGCTACCAGGCCAACATGCCTCAGGATGCCGGCGACATCCTCGGCTCTTCTGGTCTGCTTCAAGGCCAACAAGTTCACCACCGGGGGCCACCGCCCTTGGCTGTGTTGCCGGTCCTCCTCCTGTGGGGGGACCGGCAACACCGGTGACTGGCAGTTCACGCAGAGGAGAGCCGGCGGTTCACACGCCTTCAGCCGGAGATTCTCGAGTTCTTCCCAGGTGACCGGCATGCGGGCACGGTCCCTCCCCGCGGTGGACTCCGCCAGGTCGTACAGGGCACGGACCACATCTCGCTTGGGCTTGCCTATGCGCGCGTTGAGCAGGTCAGAGAGCGCGCTCGGTGAGGTGTCACAACTGCGGTTACGCCCGGCCAGTGCCTGATGTGTATGCCTCAGCGAGAGCCCGATCACTGGCATGAGACCGCGCAAGGCCCTGGCCAGGGCCCTTCTCTCATCCGGAATTTCTTCCTCCAGTTCTCTGAAGTGGCCAGATCGCGGCACGCCAGCTCCTTGTGTTCTCACGGCATGGAATCAGCAGCATTCGACAACAGTGTGCCGCCGCCCATCCACAACTGGTGCCTCATATATGTCCGGATGCACATCTGGACACTCAATCACTTCCAATTCAGACGGACTTAGAGTTCGGTTGTGCCAACGGGCCACTGTCAGGAATCAACCATCCTGAGCAGCAGTCAGGCTGGCCCACTCACGCTCTGCGAGGTGGCGGATGAGCACGACCTTGCCTTCGTGGCAGGACAGCAAACTGGGCACGATGAAGCGCGCCGCACTCTGGCTCGTCCAGGTGGTCAGTGAAGGGAACATCTTCACCAAGGCTGAACTGCGTGCGGCGTTTCCGGATGTGGCCCAGATCGACCGCCGCATGCGTGACCTCCGGGATTTCGGGTGGAAGATCGACACCAACCGCGAGGACATCGACCTCGGCGCTAACGAGCAGCGCTTCGTACAGCGCGGCGCCCCCGTCTGGGAGCCGGGCCGCGGTACTAAGCCCAAGAGCGCCATCACCGTGACTCAGCGCAGGGAGCTGCTTGCTAGCTACAACCACAAATGCGGTTCATGCGGCGCTGCCCCGGGGGACGTGTACGCCGACTCGGAGGTCACGGCTCAACTCGACGTGGCGAAACGGGAAGTCCTGCTGCCGGACGGCACGAAGACCCTCCAGTACGTCGTCGAATGCAACCGCTGTCGCGTCGGTGGCATAGGTTCCGCATACGACGTGTCGGCCTTGCTCTCCGAGGCCGCCTCACTGCCCTCGCTCGAACTCGACATCCTGAAGTCTTGGATCAAGAAGGACGCTCGGACGTTCAGCTCCGTTGAGGACGTCTGGGCTAAGTACCGGGCACTGCCGGCCGAGGCACGTGAAGCCTTTCGAGATGGCCTGAACTAGGCGCCCGCCGACGCCCCCACCAACAGTCCCCCCAGTTCACTCCTACGAGAGGTACCAATGCCGACGGACTTCGGCGTCCCCCCGATCTCTGAAGAGAACCGCGCCCTGGTCGAGCAGCGGCTCCAGGACGCGCGTGCCGGTGACGCAGTGCCTGAAACACTCCGCGTGGAGTTCCGGGGCCGCCCTATTCACGTCGAAGTC
Encoded proteins:
- a CDS encoding NgoMIV family type II restriction endonuclease, whose protein sequence is MNAPFAASLLGWKKLEKTGKLVPNNADSDSDTSKLLAKHTLEALGVEPDVVLPSAPDSLGPALEHAVCDHLKTALPAEAPERIWHVDHKKTVADFAQYEHLDRVAKAVRENPTLRVDLGRDYLIKPDVTVGITHLAAETGIRPHLHAAVSCKWTIRSDRVQNVRHEFLQMIRHRRGRLPHLTVVTAEPMPSRLASIARGTGEADAIYHVAFDALRIAVAQVGNTKQRDDLSEIIEQGRLLPYGMLLPTLSGW
- a CDS encoding SEC-C domain-containing protein yields the protein MRPDTPAENVDHTAEAARLERTAGLYPADAEALLLQSAAHLELAGNRPAASTLYDRLLSTPDTLENPHLVRALKASNLWEYGHEAEARAIIDGVRASAPRDAAPWVIVAEALESHDELEAAQATFTEGTTLLLTDVTEPPYSTRPLLFGRHRVRRMLGLPHDDWDALADTLHSSPVSLDELHDPKRVWSLGSDNPAELEAEISRLRAELGAYREALSRPFPVAVLHWAQSELAELVEAYPSLATEYPSREDHLTTIEASLRELASSGTPNLGIVTGTVPSYEAFAASEGSSPGDVTLLPQYATTLAARGRAVAWPPQRGTECWCGAGRQYQDCHGIPEA
- a CDS encoding NaeI family type II restriction endonuclease; the encoded protein is MTDDSPTKDSMLPFEEADIRAAASVALRRAASGPDSELDKVYKHIKALDPTGRRFARVLRNTIDQLLNGEVTGRYDWKTLFKTEKTHAGTLVEINLQREFEFADGDTMDYQIAGVDVDCKYSQQFGGWMIPPEAVGHLCLLAWADDYKSLWSAGLIRIRSEWLNTGNNRDLKLTIKAGQRDKIQWLWRDEELPENVILHMDAADRDAVFAAGSGQRRLNELFRRVQRRRIGRNVVRTVAQQKDYMKRVRGNGGCRSALRPEGILIMGDYASHREIAGRLGLPLPEEGEFVSARVVPARPHHEGAARVPLDGREWVLARPDDAVEPAPALPSHTRQD
- a CDS encoding ATP-binding protein; translated protein: MPPYQPSSEWQFDVPTNGSKRLPPAARSFESLAHQGYGFEAAIADLIDNSIDAGAHNVVVSFLRDTGERGGRDRLVGLLVIDDGHGMDEAGLDTAMTVGGRETYATGALGHFGAGLKAASLSHADALTVISRTKSSPSAGRRWLTARAQADFTCDIVDATYCQSLVDRYDGIIGWHGTIVRWDQVRTFETITTGQTDRYLNDAIERLETHLGLYLHRFLARDGFHVDIVVEDVHTREELDHRGVEHIDPFGYRVPGRPGYPRTYVAPVEGVGDVALTAHIWPPKSPLVAYRGIGPLAERQGFYLYRNDRLVQAGGWNDTRSPEGHLALARIAVDLPPEPNDVFALTVKKDGVQVTPAFARGLEKAAAPTTDHTFSEYVHDAEAAYREAAKRRTEVKRTAVIPPGKGIDPKLKRTLRDELPQLEGDEPITFTWARLDVPPGVDPTELLFTIDHKERQVVLNRDYRHAFNGGRRGGSNDAPVLKSLLYLMLNEIFQKERVWANQTDKVALWNSVLVTAVRAELARAEG
- a CDS encoding Z1 domain-containing protein, producing the protein MSRRGPKHFAKLAFVLADTDEPADTDVSRFRDRVLAAEPGDELLVLWRRKLTAWDFEQSPTWSATAPRTRERRAEVYDKLAFGADLRKALDAAVPVHEEPGPVTISREFQPWYTREQAANRSFYWASYERLLRRKGWSDAAVSGLDEAAHAVVERLADPTRDDPYGARGLVVGYVQSGKTANFTGVTAKAIDAGYRLVIVLGGTLNLLRGQTQRRLDMELIGQENILGAADPNDPDALVGIDYQDDEDWPAKFVSFGARPSTLGAFDIERLTSRDRDYMALERGISALEFEKPDRTRPLYESANLHAARARVMVVKKNKSVLEKLVKDLKKIGPILGEIPALIIDDESDQASVNTTDPKKWEAGTVTRTAINGQISKLLKLLPRAQYVGYTATPFANVFIDPGDEEDLFPRDFLISLPRPTGYMGVQDFHDLDTVDDGEGEAEKTHVRGIYDSTGDRLQEALDAFVLTGALKLYRADHGVPSGPFRHHTMLVHESVRMAEHAALALRINTMWHNAAYTGPEGHARLTSLFERDFHTYAEGSLPTPTAYGDLKPYVAEARRLINKGGTPVIVVNGDSERDYAQPDLDFDRTPNVWKILVGGTKLSRGFTVEGLTITYYRRTTQQADTLMQMGRWFGFRPGYRDLVRLYIGREEALGRGRNTKTVDLYEAFEAICRDEELFRAELARYAHLVDGRPQVTPAQIPPLVAQHLSWVNPSARNKMFNAELVEVRSPGRPIEPAAYPQDAQMTVRNAERWRPVLAAVSGTSTTCVLRPDTTSPLPRSFQAATAVIPHDQLLSILSSLEWEEGNVLAPHLTYLSQLDGRLAKVDDWLIIAPQRTLRNRIEATVLGQGPFSLFRRGRQSGKLSFGRISGLEHRLYAQQLIDRPDSDSAGGNVPALGVTRGVVILYPVVDATEDDEVSAVIANGTAAPDRVIMAFTVIPPKSAIDSARQLVRFQARDSSRPDAVIVDAS
- a CDS encoding very short patch repair endonuclease, which translates into the protein MQAIRSRDTTPERLIRRLVHAQGLRYRVAARPLSDLRRTADMVFRPTKVAVFIDGCYWHGCPDHYVPPKTNPGYWSDKVARNVTRDRDTDERLRAAGWLVLRFWEHESAEECSAAICQAVTSRRPAVPNSRPDTLTERERP